The genomic segment AGCTGAAATAAACTTATGCAAATCATACAAAAAATAGAAATCAAAAATTTTCGTTCATTCGGTAACAGAAAGCAAGAAAAAACCGAAATAAACGAAATTAAAAAACTAAATATTTTTTCTGGATCTAACGATTCAGGAAAATCAAATATATTGAGAGCCTTAAACTTATTTTTTAACAAAAAGACAAATTTAAATGAGTTTTTCGTTTTTGAAAACGATTACTTTCAACGAGTAAATCGAGACGACGATGATATCAAGGAGGAACTCGTTACCATTAAAATTTGGTTTAATAATACAAAGAATAGAAATCTTAATAGACAAAATAGATCTGAAATAAAACTTCCAGAAAGTTTTTGGGTTTCAAGAAAATGGAAAAAAAGTTCGGAGTATAGTACATACGATCAAGATGATGGAGTAAAATTAGCTTTTCAAAAAGAAAAGGGAGATTTTCAGAAAGATTTTTTTGATCAAAAAACAATGCAGTTAAGATCAAATATAAAAGCAAGCCTTTCGAAACAACTAACTGATTATCTAGATTCCGTGCAATATCATTATATACCAGCCATAAAAGATAAAGAATATTTCTCTCATTTATATGGAGAATTACAACAAACATTACTAAAAGAAAAAAAATCTAACGTAGAAACGAATAAATCAAACTTTCAAAAATCGATTCAAGATGACACCTTGATTCTAATGCAAGAATTCGAAAGAGTTGCAAATAACAATTTTCTAAACGTTCAACCCGTATTTGAATTACCAAATCTAATCAATCTATTTCGTACCTTAAAAGTTCAGACAGGATTGGTAAATCTATTATTCCGAGGAGATGGAATTCAAGCCAAGTTAATACCTGAAATTCTAAATTTCATATCAACAAAAGAAAGCTCATTTACTGTAAAAAATATTAAATCAGGAGAAAAAGCAAAAAAATACTTTATATGGGGTTATGAAGAGCCAGAAAATTCTTTCGAATATAAAAATGCCCAGCTTCTAGCTGATAGATTTAAAGATACTTTTACAGAAAATGCACAGATTTTCCTTTCAACTCATTCATTTAATTTCTTATCATTAAACGGCGACAATATTTCAAAATATAGAGTCTGGAAAGATGATTCAATAGAAAGCTCTCGAATAACGAAAATAACTTATAATAAAAATGGAGAAGTAAACTTTGATACCAAAGATTTCAGAAATGATTTTTATAGACTAAATGAAGAACTAGGAGTCTTCTCATTAAATAACAAACTTGAAGAAATCTTTATTGAAACAGAAAAATATAAGAGGATATTAGAAAATAAATTCAAGACAATTAAAAAATCAGAAAACTGCTTATTAGTAGAAGATACTTATGATCAAATTTATAAAATCGCGTGGCTTAAGATTAACAATATAAATTGTAGTGAAGCTAATTATGAAAGTCTATTTGAGGAAAAAGCAAACTTTCGAGTAATGGGGATGGAAGGAGCCGGATCTGTTTCTGGTTTTTTAAGGGCGAAAAATGTCTCCATTTTTAAGGATAACAATATAGTAGGTTTATTTGACTTTGATAAAGAGGGAACAGAAAATTACAGTAATTTAAAAAAAGAAAAATTTTGGACAGCGGAAAATTCAGGGGATAAAAATAGCTGTATTTTCAAAAAAAGAACCGATCACAAATCCTGTTATGCTATGTTAATTCCAGTACCAGCAAATTTAACATATCTAGCTGATATAAAACATCCTAATTTTTCAAATTTTATCGAAATTGAAAATCTATTGCCAGAAAATTTCTTAACCGAAAATGATCTTGTTGAGGAAATGGAAATCTTAGAAAGAAAATATTACAAAATAAAAGATGATAAAAAAAAATCACTTTGGAAGTTATTGTTTAATTTAGAAAGTAAACATTTTTCAAATTTTATACCTATTTTTGAAAAGCTAGAAGAATGGTTCGGTTAGTTTCAGCCTTCGCATAACAGCAGGGAAACGCTGCGCTTCGGCACTTACGGCCTCGCTTGGGCTGCGCCACATTCCCTTTCTGTCACTCGCTCGCATACGCAAGCTACGTGCCAGTCCCTAACGTCCCGTTCGGGACTCAGGGTCAGGGAACGTCGTCTCCCCTAGTTCGTTATACGCTATGCTATAAATATTAAACAATAAAAATAGGAACAGATTATGAATAAGAATTATTTAAATATTTTTATTACCCTAACTATAATACTTTTCTGTAAAAAACCAATTCAAAAGTCAACTATCAATAATGATAAAGAAGAAAGTAAAATTGAATATTCAGAATACAAAAAAAACATAGCTTCAAAATTAATTATAAGAGACAAACCGGATATTTCTGGAAAACAAATTGCGTATCTGAATAAATGTGATCTCGTCAAATTTATATCAGAGGAGCAAAACATCGTTAAAATTGATGATTTAGAGTTCCCTTTCTATAAAATACAAACTCTTGATGGAATTACCGGCTATGCATACGGAGGTTATTTATGGCATACAACCTTAACTC from the Leptospira noumeaensis genome contains:
- a CDS encoding AAA family ATPase, with translation MQIIQKIEIKNFRSFGNRKQEKTEINEIKKLNIFSGSNDSGKSNILRALNLFFNKKTNLNEFFVFENDYFQRVNRDDDDIKEELVTIKIWFNNTKNRNLNRQNRSEIKLPESFWVSRKWKKSSEYSTYDQDDGVKLAFQKEKGDFQKDFFDQKTMQLRSNIKASLSKQLTDYLDSVQYHYIPAIKDKEYFSHLYGELQQTLLKEKKSNVETNKSNFQKSIQDDTLILMQEFERVANNNFLNVQPVFELPNLINLFRTLKVQTGLVNLLFRGDGIQAKLIPEILNFISTKESSFTVKNIKSGEKAKKYFIWGYEEPENSFEYKNAQLLADRFKDTFTENAQIFLSTHSFNFLSLNGDNISKYRVWKDDSIESSRITKITYNKNGEVNFDTKDFRNDFYRLNEELGVFSLNNKLEEIFIETEKYKRILENKFKTIKKSENCLLVEDTYDQIYKIAWLKINNINCSEANYESLFEEKANFRVMGMEGAGSVSGFLRAKNVSIFKDNNIVGLFDFDKEGTENYSNLKKEKFWTAENSGDKNSCIFKKRTDHKSCYAMLIPVPANLTYLADIKHPNFSNFIEIENLLPENFLTENDLVEEMEILERKYYKIKDDKKKSLWKLLFNLESKHFSNFIPIFEKLEEWFG